A region from the Desulfurispira natronophila genome encodes:
- the nifX gene encoding nitrogen fixation protein NifX, which yields MKIAFCTTDGTLIDEHFGRCEQMAIYDITPAGYHFEEMRSMEVIDPSGPHGSHIESKASSIADCAIVYMTEIGGPAAAVVVRNRIHPVKVPKPQPIEEVLESLQHTLQNSPPPWLKKIMHS from the coding sequence ATGAAAATCGCTTTTTGCACCACCGACGGCACACTCATTGACGAACACTTTGGCCGCTGCGAACAAATGGCCATCTACGACATCACCCCTGCTGGCTACCATTTCGAAGAAATGCGCTCCATGGAGGTCATTGACCCCAGCGGCCCCCATGGCAGTCACATTGAGTCCAAGGCCAGCAGTATTGCCGATTGCGCTATTGTCTATATGACAGAAATTGGTGGTCCAGCGGCGGCAGTAGTGGTACGCAACCGTATTCACCCCGTCAAGGTTCCCAAGCCCCAACCCATAGAGGAAGTACTGGAGTCGCTCCAGCACACCCTGCAAAACTCACCGCCACCATGGCTGAAAAAAATCATGCACAGCTAA
- the nifN gene encoding nitrogenase iron-molybdenum cofactor biosynthesis protein NifN encodes MSTPHRKNLHINPLKKSSVLGATLAILGIDKAMAVHHGSQGCTAFTKNILTQHFREITPMQTTALSDIATIMGDNSNLEQGLNTVIEKNKPRLIGLVSTGISETKGDDLAGGIKRFYEKYPQHQSVKIVPISTPDFQGDAQWGYTRAIQTLLEEIPLGSGPVNPRRINLLPGMGMTPGDVQELGEIVEDFGLEPTILPDLGSTLGGSTDRYYQIPQGDHGLEQISQMSCSAHTIAIGHSMENCARVLEQRCGTPWTRLETLTGVRATDRLMMELSRLSHRDVPQRYSRQRRQLLDAMLDSHFNFGGRKLGLAAEPDLLCSLVTLCRDELGMEVASAVTTSHCPVLAQMQIPGLCVGDLGDLEDQSSTADLLIANSNGRLAAQRIGVPLYPVGYPVKDLLGAPQQCFIGYRGTRQMVYDLGNILLHRDETASFTYKNFQGVLA; translated from the coding sequence ATGAGCACCCCCCACCGCAAAAATTTACACATCAACCCACTGAAGAAAAGTTCCGTGCTGGGTGCCACTTTGGCCATACTGGGCATTGACAAGGCCATGGCGGTGCATCACGGTTCCCAGGGCTGCACTGCCTTTACCAAGAATATTCTCACCCAGCACTTTCGAGAGATTACTCCTATGCAGACTACGGCCCTGAGCGATATTGCCACCATTATGGGGGACAACTCCAATCTGGAGCAGGGCCTGAATACCGTGATCGAAAAAAATAAGCCTCGACTGATCGGTCTTGTGTCCACTGGAATCAGTGAAACCAAGGGGGACGATCTGGCGGGCGGTATCAAACGCTTTTACGAAAAATATCCCCAACATCAGTCGGTGAAAATCGTTCCTATCAGCACTCCCGACTTCCAGGGAGACGCCCAGTGGGGCTATACGCGGGCTATTCAGACCTTACTGGAGGAGATTCCCCTGGGAAGTGGCCCTGTCAATCCCCGACGCATCAACCTGCTGCCAGGCATGGGTATGACCCCCGGAGACGTACAGGAGCTGGGAGAAATAGTGGAAGATTTCGGGCTCGAGCCGACTATCCTGCCGGATCTTGGCTCCACTCTGGGTGGCAGCACCGACCGTTACTACCAGATACCCCAAGGAGACCATGGACTGGAACAAATTTCCCAGATGAGCTGCTCTGCCCACACCATAGCTATCGGGCACAGTATGGAAAACTGTGCCCGGGTACTGGAGCAGCGTTGCGGTACTCCCTGGACACGACTGGAGACGCTCACCGGTGTTCGGGCTACCGACCGACTGATGATGGAGCTGTCCCGCCTGAGCCACCGGGACGTACCCCAGCGCTACTCGCGGCAACGACGCCAACTACTGGACGCTATGCTGGACAGTCACTTCAACTTCGGAGGCCGCAAACTGGGACTGGCGGCGGAACCAGACCTGTTATGCAGCCTGGTCACCCTGTGTCGTGATGAGCTGGGTATGGAAGTAGCCAGTGCTGTTACCACCAGTCACTGCCCGGTTCTTGCGCAAATGCAGATACCAGGACTCTGCGTGGGAGATCTGGGTGATCTCGAGGACCAAAGCTCCACGGCCGACCTGCTTATAGCGAACAGCAATGGCAGATTGGCCGCCCAGCGCATTGGAGTTCCCCTCTACCCAGTGGGCTACCCTGTAAAGGACCTCCTGGGAGCACCCCAGCAGTGCTTTATCGGCTACCGAGGCACCCGTCAGATGGTATACGACTTGGGAAATATCCTGCTGCACCGTGATGAGACTGCTTCTTTCACCTATAAAAACTTTCAGGGAGTACTGGCATGA